The sequence TTCCGGGGCGCCTCTTCCCGGTGTGGCCACGGCCATCGCAATCGTGCGCCGTCAGAGAATTCCGCTTGGCTTGGCGACCTCATCGGACTTCTCCCTGATTGAGGCGGTTCTGGAGCGGCTGGATCTGGAAGATGCTTTTTCTGCCATTGCCTCGGCATCCGAGGTGGACTGCGGCAAGCCGGATCCAGCTGTCTACCGCCTCTGTGCCCGTCGCCTGGGCTACGCGGCAGATCAATGCATCGCCATCGAGGATTCTGTAGCGGGCGTCCAAAGCGCCACCGGCGCCGGCATGAAGTGTATTGCCGTTGGCGAGGCGACGGCCTCCCGAGACGACCTGCTGGGTGCCGGCGCCACGGGTTGGCTGGCCTCTCTGGAAGACCTGGACGTCGATACCTTGGGGGAGCTGAGCGGCCTCAGCTCGTCGGGTCCAGAAGCACCTTCATGAAACCATCTTCCCGCTTGTCAAAGCGGCGATAGGCTTCGGCCCCCTCGCTCAAGCCCAACCGATGGCTGAAGACCGCTTCCGGCCGAATCCGCCCGGATTGCAGAAGCGGAATCAACGCCGGCCAGAATTCCGGCACCGGGACCACGCCGAACGCCATGGTCAGATCCTTGGTCACCGCCAATGGCATCGGCAAGGGAAAATCCATTTCCAGATTCACACCGATCACCGCCAGCACCGCTCCGGGGCGCGCGAGCATCATGCCGGAGTGGATCGTCTCCTGAGCGCCAACCGCTTCGATCACGGCATCCGCCCCTTGCCCACCGGTCGCTTCGATCACGTGCATCAGTGCATTGTCCGGCGTCACGGCCTCGGCACCCAGCGATACCGCAAGCGCTCGCCTCTCGGGCACAGGGTCCACGACGATAATGCGCGACGGTCCGTAGAGTTGCGCACAAATAAGCGCCTGAATGCCAACCGGGCCGGCACCCAGGATGGCTACGGTGTCACCGGGGTTAATCCGTGCCGATTTCGCCCCGAAAAATCCCGTCGGCAAAATATCGGTGAGAAGGACCGCCTGCTCCTCGGAGATCCCATCGGGCATCAGCGTCATGGAATAATCCGCCCCGGGCACAGCGACCGCTTCAGCCTGACCGCCGGGTAGATCCGGCATGACGCCAAAAACGCGGTTCATATGGTTCAGGCACCGGACCACTTCACCGCGGCGGCAACTATCGCAGTCGCCGCAACCAATGACGCCGGCGACGATGACGCGGTCGCCGCTCTTGAAGTTCCTCACCTCGGAGCCAACCTCGACCACCTCACCGATGAACTCATGGCCGACTGTAAACGGCCCATCGGTCATCATCAGGCCATGGTATAGATGCAGATCCGATCCACAGATTGCCGTTGCCTCGACCCGCACGATCGCACTGCGAGCGTCCTGTGGCTTGGGATCGGGTACCGACTCGACCCGCATGTCTCCTGCTCCGTGATACACAATGCCGCGCATGGGACGCGATCCTGTCGTAACCGGACCACAGGGGCAAGGCCTTTCAGTAGCGGATTTCGTCGATCTCGTCTTCGAGCATATCGGCCTGGTCCTCGAGGGACACCAGCCGACGCTCCACGGACATGCGCCACGAGGGCGAACAAATTTTTGCTTCCAGCCGCGGCCCGCCTTCCTCACCACCCTGAGGTTCGCCTGCACTGACCACCAAAGCCACACCAATCAATCCGATAATAATTGCTATACGCATGATAGATCTCTCTCCCTTTGAGATAGATCCTAGCGGTCGCCAAGGACAACCGTTGTCCGTCTCCTTTCTCTCGGTTTCCGGGCCCGGCATGTTAATCTCGACTCCATGAAAGATCGTCTGCCGGCAATTGCGTTGCTCGCCACCGGGATCGTCTGTTTTGCCATCCCTTCCTCGGTGCGGGCGGAAAACGACGCCCCTGCGCAAGGAATCGAAGCTCCTTCCGCGTATCTCGAGAGTATCGAGAATCCGGGTGAGAGCGGCGGCGTCGAAGAGGCAGCTGCGGCTGCCGAACAGGGCGCCAAGCACGAGAAGGCCAAAGATCCAAAACAGGACTGAT is a genomic window of Candidatus Binatia bacterium containing:
- the hxpB gene encoding hexitol phosphatase HxpB, producing MKAAKNAESGIAIIFDMDGVLIDSEPNWKIAEVEIFRELGVPLTEAMTRQTTGLRMDACVEYWRERYPFRGDAAEISAEITGKMADWARSSGAPLPGVATAIAIVRRQRIPLGLATSSDFSLIEAVLERLDLEDAFSAIASASEVDCGKPDPAVYRLCARRLGYAADQCIAIEDSVAGVQSATGAGMKCIAVGEATASRDDLLGAGATGWLASLEDLDVDTLGELSGLSSSGPEAPS
- a CDS encoding alcohol dehydrogenase catalytic domain-containing protein → MRGIVYHGAGDMRVESVPDPKPQDARSAIVRVEATAICGSDLHLYHGLMMTDGPFTVGHEFIGEVVEVGSEVRNFKSGDRVIVAGVIGCGDCDSCRRGEVVRCLNHMNRVFGVMPDLPGGQAEAVAVPGADYSMTLMPDGISEEQAVLLTDILPTGFFGAKSARINPGDTVAILGAGPVGIQALICAQLYGPSRIIVVDPVPERRALAVSLGAEAVTPDNALMHVIEATGGQGADAVIEAVGAQETIHSGMMLARPGAVLAVIGVNLEMDFPLPMPLAVTKDLTMAFGVVPVPEFWPALIPLLQSGRIRPEAVFSHRLGLSEGAEAYRRFDKREDGFMKVLLDPTS